The nucleotide sequence TTCTCAATTTCTCTACTTATCTTTCCAGGGACTGGTGCTGGAAACCCTTTGAGAAGTACTGGTCTGAAGCTTTGTCATCATCCTCATGGCTGAAGCTGAAGCATGACCAGGTGGCAGTCACGGGGGAAAAGACAGAGTGCTCAGGAGGCCACAAGCACCCCCTGAGCAATTTTTATACTTTAAGTCAGGTGTATTGAGGTAAAACTTACACACAATAAAGTTCACCCTTTTAAGATGTGCAGTTGTGTAAGCATCGACAAACTGTGTAACCACCATCACAATCAAGACAGAGAATATTTCTATCATCCCCACAAATTCTCTCTTGctccattttaaattaatcttctccggccgggcacggtggctcacgcctgtaatcctagcactctgggaggctgaggcaggagaatcgcttgaggtcaggaattcgagaccaacctgagcaagagcgagaccctatctctactaaaaatagaaagaaattagctggacaactaaaaatatatagaaaaaaattagccgggcatggtggcgcatgcctgtagtcccagctactcgggaggctgaggcaggaggatcactggagcccaggagtttgaggttgctgtgagctaggctgccgccacggcactcactctagcctgggcaacagagcgagactctgtctaaaaaaaaaaaaaaaaaaaaaaaattaatcttctcCCCTTCTTGTCCCTGGAAATTGCTAATGTAAATATATCCTTGACACATGAAGTATGCTGAACACAattagtcattatggaaatgcaagtTTGGGCAATGATGAGATACCATGATTCTACAACCCttataatggctaaaattaaaactactagCCATACCAAGTGCTGACTAGAATTCAGAGCAATTAAACTCacatacactcttggtgggagtaaaaatggtacaaccactttggaacagtttggcagtttcttatgaagttaaacatacatttaccatatGGCACAGCAATCCTACTCCTAGGCATTgatataagagaaatgaaaacatatgttcacacaaagaccTCTATGCAAATGTTCATATCAGCCCTTAAAATTTCTGGAGCTTTTCTTGGAGGACTGTTTGTCTCTGTTCTGGGGACAATTACAGAAGACATCCATCTTTCCAGATCTTCTGCAAAGTAGCCTTTTTATCTGAAGGATGGTGCCTTGCCCAAGGCTGGGCTTACTGATACCCATGGGGACCCAGCATATGAACCTGTGGATCCGACGAACCTCCACAGTGCGTGTGAGGAGGGAAAACAGCTCCGCAAGGGGAACACACTGTCAGTGGCCTTGCTCTGCCCTCTGCTTCTGGCCACCTCCTAAAAGAATAGAGTTTCTTTAGCACTATAGAATGCATTTTCCTGAACCCATTCTCACCTTCCACCTTCCCCCCAAACCTTGCcactaaaaaattatattcatgaaAAGGAGCACCCGCTGGAAAAAATGTTGTCTTAGTGTAGGGTAACTTGTGAGCTGGGGAAATAGGCAGTGACAGAATTTTAGGAACTCCCTCTTGTAATTATCtacattctaaaatttaaaacaaaagctgCTACTGGCAGTGCTGGTAGCTAATTGTCAGACAACAGACAAATGCACTGCAGCCAGAAAAATCCCCACTGAGTTTGGACGGCTGATTTCTCTGGCAGTAAATGAAAGCTTTGGCTATTGCCCCTGAGGACTGGCTGAGCACCCGAGCCCTCCCTCTGCTTGCCCCCCTCATGTGGGTCACAGTGGGGGATGTGTGTTGTGGGGTGTAGGCACCCTAGCTCACAATCTTAGGCAGCTGCACGCCCCACTCAGGACACCGAGCTGGCATAATTCATCCCACACCTCACAGCCAGGGTGAGCCCAGACTCAATGGACAACAATTTGGAGGCATTGTTTACAAATCAATTTCCCCTTCTAAATAGGCTGTTATAAGAGTGGACCCTTCTGCTCGCTAGCCTTGGCCCACCTGTCACTGGGACTTCCTAACCAGTGGTCACACTGTATTGATCTTTTTAATCCCCTCTCTTTGAAACACGGAGCCAGCTGATGTGGAGTTCCTCAAAAGAAAGACTCTCCCACCGCCCCTACCTCTACAGGTAGCTGTGTATCCGGGGCTAATTCCCCGCTAAAAAGTCTTAATTGGCTTACGGGGAGCCTGAAAGATCTCCCTTGTGTTTACAAGGTGAAAGGAAATGATGGATCCCAAACGCCCTGGCCTGTCTTTATCCACTTCTTGGTGGAAATCAGGTGCGtcttatttttgtaattgtttttgaAACCGGGCTGGAGGGGTTGGAGGTGGGCGGGGATAGTGTTTCACTTTAGTGGTTGAGCCACCGCGGAAGGCAAGAAAAGCCCCAGAGACACTAACGTTAGGCAAGAAACTTAGTGACTTATTTTTCACTTAGTTTTTATTTACACGAAGCATCTGCGGTACAAAAATGTAAACTTCGATAGCTCATAATAATAGAATAAACTCTTTATgtacaaaaatacattttcatatgaatGAAGCATCTTGAATAAATTAAAGCACTCTCCAGCCCAGTGCCTGAATAGCCAAGCAAGTCTCGCTCCTCCTGGAGCGCGCTGCAGCGGCGGGGGCGGGATCCATAATGCATGAAGCCCGCCCTTGTCTCTCCTTTTTAAGCCTTTTCATTGTATTGTCAGCCGGCTCAAACCGAATTTTCATGCTCGTTTTTCTTCATTAGAGTTCTACAAATTGTAAAATTGACTTTTCACCTCGTCTTCAGGGGCTGATCTGTCCCTTTTCTAAATCACACTGAAGTGGTGGCTGGGGTCAGCTCCGAGCCAGCCACAAAGGAGGTTTTGTGGAGTTCAGAAAGTGCAAGAGGAAAGGCCGTCTAGGGGCGGGCAGGAGGGGCCCGGGGCTGAGGGCTGGAGAAGCAGACCAAGAGACAGCCTCGGAGAGGGTGCGGGACCTCACTAGCTGCTCAGGTATCCCCCACCTGTTTAAAGCCCCCCTTCCTCCGTCCGCCTAGAGTGGGGGCCGCAGCTGGGGCCCCATCTATTGCCTGCTGGGTGAGGGAGGCGGAAGGTCATGGTGTTTACAGAGGCCTAGTGGTAAGGGATGAAGCATGGCGTCGTGTGGAGCAAGTCTTTGGGCAGGcctgggaaggagaaaagggggtCGCCGGGGCCATAGGCGAAGTCTTCGGAGGTGGCGGGGCTACTGGGGTCAGAGAGTGGCGAGGCGGCAGCGGCGCAGGGCGAGGCGGCGGCTCCGGAGCCCCAGGACTCCGCGTcgctggtggggctggggggccggGGCAGGCAGGGCGCGCACTGCGGCGGCAGGAGGCGCTCCCGGGCGGCGCCCCCGGGCAGCCCTTGATCCGCCAGGCGCAGGGTCTCGGCTAGAGCCCAGATGTAGTTGTAGGCGAAGCGCAGCGTCTCGATCTTGGTGAGCTTGGTGTCGTCGGGGAACGAGGGCAGCACGCTGCGCAGGGCGTCCAGCGCCGCGTTCAGGTTGTGCATGCGGTTGCGCTCGCGGTCGTTGGCCTTGACGCGCCGGCTCCTGCGCAGCGAGTGCAGCAGCGCCTCCGAGCGCACCCGCGCCCGGCCCCGGCGCCGCCGCCGCTCCTGCTCGTCGTCCTGCGCCCCGGGAACGTCGGAGGCCCCAGAGGTCCCGGGCGCGCCCCTGCGGGCCGGCGCAGGCGACCCCGAGGCGGAGGCTGGCGGCGGGAGCCTGGCACAGTCTTCCTCGTCGGTGAGGAAACCCGGCAGgtcgctgctgctgctggcacAGTCGAGGTCTGAGAGGCAGGTGGTCTCCAGAGGGGCGGGCATCGTTGCGCTGCGCAGAACCGACCGACGGATGGGAAGGCGCTCGGAGGGCAGGAGCCTGGGCCGACGGGGCAGGCCACCAGGGCGCACTTACGGTCACGGCCCGGGCGCGAGGGCCTGGGAGGGCTCAGGAGCGCACGGGGAACTTGGCCTCGCCTCCTCGCCTCGCCTGCACGGGCCACGCGCCCGGCGGGTCTCCCGAGTGATGTCGCCGGCGATGAGATCAGCTCGTGTGAGCACCGAGTGTGGCACACGACCGGCCTCAGGACCCCTTAAGTACCCGGCGCAACAATGGGTGCCCCCCTCCCTTGCCACCTCCGCCCCGCGGCAGCCGGGGTGAATGGAACGAGGCGGCAGGTCAGCCCCGTGCGGCGCCGGGGTATTTGCATAATTTATGCTCGCGGGAGGCCGCCCTCGTCCCTCCCCCTCCCGGAGTGTGCCCGTAATTACCGCCGGCCAATCGGCGGCGTCGCGGGGAGACGCAGGCGGGGGCGGCGGCGATTAGCCGCAGAGGCACGCTCCTCGGGGCCGGGCGCCCCTCGCGGGGAGGGACGGGCAGGCGGGGCGCGAGCAGGAAAGTGCGAGCCGCGCAGTGAGTCGCGGAAATCTGCGGCCGGCTAGGAGTCTGGGCTCGCATCCCCTCTCCAGCTGCCGAGCCGCCGCGGGGCTTTGGGCAActgatttaacctctctgagtctcactttccccatctataaagtgGGACACACGTTTACCCCGTGGAGGATGATAGGAGACGCCGATGTTCCCGGGACACTCGGCAGGGTGCTTTTGTAACAGAGCACCCAATAAACGGTTGTGTTGTGCAGGGTCCTCGGAACGGGGTGGGAGGAACCATATTCAGGTGGACAGGAGAGTGGCCCCGCGAGAGCCACAGAGCACAGGGACGGCATGGGCGTCCCTGCTCCGCCCAGGTCGATGAAGAAGCAGAGGAAAGAGTATGTTGACCTTCCCCTGGGGGACAAGGAGAGGAGTGTGGAGAAAGGGACCAGGCGATTTCCCAGGTTGGGTTGTCTTGACCTCACCCTTCCCGTCTTTCCCCTCCTTCCACCCTGGACTCTTCAGGTATCAGAAGTGTAAGAACCCCCTTCCCTCAAGCACCCCTGAGACCTTGTCCTCCTCTGTGCCCTGAGGACTCCCTTGGCCCAGCCCCTTGGAGCGGTGCTTGCAGCCTCTGCAACCCACCCAGGGGGGGCTGGCAAGGGGACCCGTCTTTCCTGGCCGGAGAGAGCCAATCCATGGGCAGACAGCATATAGTGGAACCGCTTCCCACAGCCTCCTTCTTGCCTTTGTCATGAACTCGCCTATTCCAGCAGGTCCTCATTCTGCATGTCTAGAGTCACTTTTGTCTGGTCACCAACCCTCACCCTGAAGCAATAGAGGCCCAGACATCCCCCACCTTCATGCTTGGGGGGAAACAGTCATTAAGGAACAGCACCAGATTGTGGGATGGGGTATTCAAAACAAAATGAGCATCTTTCAGCAAAGTTCTGGCCCCCTCCTCATGATATCCGGGTGGTGGCTTCAGGCCTGGTGCCAGGCCTGTGGCCCTGTGAGCCACCTGGGCATTGGCTGCTTTGTGGAGGCGTGCTGTCTAGAGGCAGTGCCCGCCTGGGTTACTGACCAGCTCTTGCTTTCTGGCTTGGGTGACTCTACGGAGCCTGCTCCCTTCCCCTGCTACACCCGGATGTACCCCTGACCTGTGGGAAAGGATAGGGACAGTCAGATATAAGGTCTTGAGATTTTAGAAGTCACAGAAAGTGGCTTCAACCAGCTTATGCAAGCAAGGGTGATTGTTGGATGGATACTGGGGCATCTCAGGAACTCCAGGGCTTTGGGGACTCCTGTGAGCCAGCAGCAGCTGGgggtcctctctctgcctcaggccTGTTTTTCTCCCTGTGTCAGCTTCCCCATGGCCCTAGTGCACTCCTTCCGGCCTGGCCTTTGACACCTCTGGGACctgtgtttgtttctttgggctgccatagcaaaattccacaaagtgggtggcttaaataacaaaagtttattctctcacagttcaggagTCCAGAAGTCTGcaatcagggtgtcagcagggttggctcCTTTTTGGAGAAAATCCATCCCATGCCTCTTTCCTAGCTTCTGGGGGCTCCTGGCAGCCCTTGCTATTTGTTGGTTTGTGGCCAGAaccctccagtctctgcctcctttCTTTATGTTGCCTTCCCTGTCTCTTGTGAAGACATTTGCAATTGGATTTGGGGCTGGCCAATCCAGGATGATCTTGAGATCCTTACCTGAGTTCCACCTGCAAAGACCCttattccaaataaggtcacactccgAGGTTCCGGATGAATATATCTTTTGAGGGACCACGATTCAACCCACTACAACCTCTTTTTCAAATACCTGGAGGAGAAAATTGGTTTAGCCAGGGTCAATGGAAAAGGTATTTATCAATGTTTTTGCTGCCTCATGCCCGAAGAACTTTCCTATTGAGGAATTTGAATGCACGACAACCCCCTCCCCATTCCTAACAGTTAGGGTGTGGCCCTGTGGTTTTAAGGATAGTCAATCAGATGCCCCACTTGGAATTCAGGCTCAGAGGTCACTTGTGTCATGGCAACAACCTGGAAGAGCcagtggtggggggtggggtgagggggtaGAGGTGGCCAGGAGCCAGTGGGCATCCTGACTAAACtcttccctggccctgccctcagctgTGGTTCTGGTCTCCCTCTGCCTTTTCTGAGCCTGGTTCTCCAGCCCTGCCACTGATTGCATGAGAACTCCCACACTCGGCCTTTTCCTGGTGGGGATGTTCCACTTGAGTTGGCCAGGGTTAGTGTCTGTGGTTCTGTAAATAAAACATCAGGTTAAATGCTCAAGTTGCCAAAGCATAGAGACttattctggttttattttgcGGCAACCCATAGACCGTGTTGATTACCGGCTGTGGTCCAGGTGTTGTGGTGGACACAGGGGTGACGGGGACGATGAACCTGGCCAATGGGGGCCACCTTCTCTGAGTCTTACAAGCCAAGGTTTGGTGCCAACAGAACCCTTAGTTCATCCCGCCACTGCACCTCATGcatgggagctgaggcaggagatgggGAGGTCTTTTTTCCAGGTTACCCGAGGGATCACTGGGTCAAACTAGGACCAGACTCAGGAGTCCTTTCAGCCCCCACTCCATGTTCTTCCACCACACTGGATCAACTCACACGCTGCGCGCCCTGCTGCATGCTGCCGGTGCCAGAGGCTCTGCGGAGCGCCAGGCAGGCCTGTAGTCTCGAAGGAGGGGAGGTGTGGCTGTAGAAAGGTGACCAGCCACTGGCCCAGAGACATGTTAAGGGGCCATTAAGGAACAGATCTAAAGAGCACTGTGCACCTCCCAAAGATAAGGCTTCTTGGCAGAAGAATGCTCCAAAGACCTTGAAGGATGGAAGCGGTGTGAACAGACAATCTAGACAGAAGGAGTGTTGGGGGTGACTATAGTAGTGATATGGGGGCCCGTCTAAATGGGTCTTCTGTGTGGACCCAGTGGAAGAGGGTAAGAGGCAGTTGTGGTGTGCCTTGAATGGCCATgtggcctttctttttcttctctgtctcctcctgctgctgctttctCCAGGGCTGTTACTTAACAGTTGTTCCAGAGGTTTGCTGTACATGGACATctggaggagggggcaggtgaGGGCTAAAATCTAGCCTCTCTACCCACCAAGCTGTGCACCTTGATGTGGGCTACATCTGCCCAAAGGCACCTTTCCAAATGTGTGCAAAGACATCTTATGAGCTAGCAGTGGGTCTGTGCTTTCTTCTGCCATCGTCTCCCTCCTTTGCCTGAACCTTAGAGACCTGGTCTTAGCCCTGCTCTGCCTGTTTCTGGCCCTTGGGCAGTGCATgcagcagcccctccctggaCATTAGTGCCTGCCTTTTGTGCTTTTCATAAGTGCATCTGGGGCTTGGGGGCCCCTCCTATGAATGATCCACTGAGGATGGAGCTGGGCCCTGGCAGGATGAGAGAGAGGGGGTAGCTTAAGAGGCTCAGAGCTTCTACTCACAAGAACAAGGCTGGGCCCCTTCTGGGAGGATATATATCCTTACTGGGGAAGATGGAAGTTTCTCCTGCTTTCCAAATCCCCGCAAGCCTAGTGCATGAGCACATTAGTGGAAACCTCGTTCCCACAGCACAATAGATGGTGATGTGGGCATGCAATAAATTCAGCCGCAGCAGGCGCTGAGATGGCCGGCACTGCCCAGGTGTTCTGGCTGCCCGACGACGTGTGAGACATCCAGCTGCCAGTctgctggggggcaggggtgagtAGGTGGGGCAGATGGTCCCAGGGGCTCAGAGTTTCTGACACTATTGTTACCTGGGATGGTAGTAATGTTGGGGGGCCCCACTCAGGATTCTTGGAATCAGACTTTCTGGAAATCTGGACCACTGCTGAAGTCACTACTGACTAATACCTAGAGCTGATTTATCCATATTGGAATACATATGTTGCTTTAGCACCCACCTGGCTGTCCTGTGCTTGTCTAAGTCCTTGAGGCAGATTGGGCACGTTTATGTGACAGCTCGGAGGTGCTTCGAGTGATATCAAGACGGAGGTTCCTCCCATGACAACTAAGGGAGGGAGGCGAGGGAAGGACCCTGAAAGGCAGTCAGGGGCCAGAAGGGGCACACCTGTTTCAGGCTGCCCTGGAAATCTGACTCAGGATCCGGGTGGGACCAGCAGGGGTGATCTCCCTTCCTTATTGAGAGGACCTGGAGAGGAAGACATTGGATGCCTCTAGGGTCTTTTGagattcttgtttttgttttgtttgtttgttttttaatgaagaaaatggtGGTAAATTAAagatttacatataataaattaatgtggccaacacaaaaatacaaagcaGTCTGCTGTTCGTAAGAcattttcaggattttaaaaggaCATCAAATTGCAGTGCCTACGGGCCAGCAGATCCTGGATGGCTCCAGATTTAGATTTGTGGTTGAACACCTTCCTGCACCCTGCCAGTGTGTCAGTGACCACGTGGGTGACTTTATTTGGAGTTAGTGTCCATGGGCTTCCAGCCTTTTTGTGGGTGCAAGGCTGAGCCAAATGGCTTCCCTGCTAGTTATCAGAAACACTTAAGGCTGAGAGGTTATTGTCCTGTAATTACAAGGACTGGGATGATAATCTAAATGGGTTGGGGGAGGAGACACCAGCACATGTTGTACTTCCCTCCCCAAATTGTTTTGCCTGACATTGATCGTTCTCCATCCCCTCCAATTGGTTAGATAGACTATTAATTTCAAGAGTGCTGTGGCACCTATATGTAGGTCCAATTTTGTGGTGTCGCAAGGCAAAGTGGGGTTTTCGGTTGTTTTTAATAGTACACACGAAGCTGCAATTTATGATAGGAGAGGTGAATGGTGCTGGCACCTTACTCAGCCACTCAGGTACTGGGGACGGGGAGGTGCACTGCACTGAGCTTATAAGGCCACCGGGCAACACCGATGTCCCCAGGGGCAGCTTGATGGGAAATTTTGCACAAAGTTATGGAGAGGGCCACTCTTTCTAAACAGAATTGCTAGACTTtggttatcattttctttctggagCTACCTGCGGGGAGGGGTGGCATTGGTTTTGTGGGtggcattttagaaagaaaaagttgtcatcttttttttttttttaaggaagaaaaaggtgCAGTTACTAAAGAGGAAGGGATGAAGGACGATGGGGACACAGGCTCGTGAGTTCTCTCAGTGCATCAAGTACAGCCGCAGATACACAGCAGCGTTTCCGTATAAGAGAAGGGTGGGGTTGGCAAGGAGAAACAGTTCCCTATTTTCTTTACTGATGACCCATGACAGTTgtggaagggggagtggggaggggggaaacGAGGCAGGAGGGGGGAAACAGAGGGGTCTTTcagtgacagagcaaggaaaATGGCAAATTATCCATGGTTTCCAGAAATCCGTGGAGGCCCCCTGGGCCCCTGCCCTGCTAAATACAGCGCCGTCTGTATGCATCTCCCACCTCAGAGATGTGTGCTTGAGTATTCCTGGGCATTGTGTGCCTACGTGTGAGATGAACCTTGGGCGCCAGTGGAAGCCCTGGTGCCAATCTGCTTTGTGCTCGTGCTGGGTAAGAAATGACCCCCAAAGTAACCCTGGGCAATTCTGCAGGCAGATAAATTCTTTCCATAAGCATCTGTCAAATTTGGTCGGGGTTTGCAAGACTGCTGGTGTGGAGGGACAATGTGTGCTTGGGCTGGCCTGAAGTTTGAAGTGTGTTTGTGGTTTGGGCCAGTCTTGGGTGAAACAATGTCCTTTTTGTGCCCAAAGGAGAGTGGGGGAGGCGAAGGGGGTGTGCACTGTTGTGCAGGGAAGGCCCACAAGGGTGCAGACCCCGAactgaggagggagcagggaggtgcccgcccccacccctctgcaGCGAGGCCTGAAACCATTTCACATCAGCTGCTAGGGGCCACGCAACCTTCAAAGCCTCTGAGTTTTGCTTTTAACAGATTTCTTGAAGTTAAATCTTCTTCTGGCctcagataaaaacaaaaaccaaaaccatagcCCTGCTGTTGCTGTCAGTAGGTTTAGTTCCCCAAATCCAGGCTGCACCTGCCACGGGAAGTTGCTAAAGCCAGAGTTAATTTTGCTCAGCCATTTCATTTTTGTCTGCTTCATGTGTTTGAATTCTTAAGAACATCTTCAGTGGAGATTTAAAATCACTTCCCCCCCTGCTTGTCAGTGGGTCAAGTGTGGGAAAACTGTGTGAGGGTGTTTTCTTCTGTGTGTACAAAAGAAGTCACAGTGAAATTTATCCTAATGGAATCCAACTATCGGTTTGTggaaagaattcagaaataaacatagaaataGCCGAAGTGTtctccttttgcttttctctACCTTAACGCCTGGCTACATAAATTCAAGTTGCGTTCGAACACAAATGCATTTTGTTTGtagtaattaaaatgttttaatgagaCAACCATAAAATCCaccattaattattttatttcaaacacttctgccttcttttgaaccAGGTCTATTTAGAAATAGTTTAGAGAGTAGCCTGCAGttttattctttcctctgcattATACACAGGAGTGGAGaagtcatttataaataattacacAATGTTTTGGGTCTTTGGGCTTGTATAATATATCAAAGCGATTAGTACACTTATTGTTCCAttgtaaatgctttttttctcctttcagtttcCCTTGCCTTGTCTTCTAGCTAAACCTTTTTCTGGAAATCTTttgtcttcttcattctttttgcttgTTACAGTCCAGGAGCATTCTTCTTATTCAAACACTCGCAGCGGGGGCAAAGAAAGCGACTTCGGCCGCATCTTAAGTTTTACCATAACtttctggcattttcttttcttccagttttcccAGACGACCTAGGGGCGATGAAGAATTATAACATACATGAATTATTGGTACTCCCCTCGAGTTAAAGGGGGAGGAAAGCGCCTCATTTTCTATGCCCC is from Eulemur rufifrons isolate Redbay chromosome 10, OSU_ERuf_1, whole genome shotgun sequence and encodes:
- the NEUROG1 gene encoding neurogenin-1 translates to MPAPLETTCLSDLDCASSSSDLPGFLTDEEDCARLPPPASASGSPAPARRGAPGTSGASDVPGAQDDEQERRRRRGRARVRSEALLHSLRRSRRVKANDRERNRMHNLNAALDALRSVLPSFPDDTKLTKIETLRFAYNYIWALAETLRLADQGLPGGAARERLLPPQCAPCLPRPPSPTSDAESWGSGAAASPCAAAASPLSDPSSPATSEDFAYGPGDPLFSFPGLPKDLLHTTPCFIPYH